The Maniola hyperantus chromosome 19, iAphHyp1.2, whole genome shotgun sequence genome has a window encoding:
- the LOC117991152 gene encoding glyoxylate reductase/hydroxypyruvate reductase-like, translating to MIYKTLVVSVASLVRKGLVNNFSRNMSSGRFLVYVTRSDMPECGIELLKKQCEVKTWKDASPVPREEFLKGVTGVDAIYCSLNEKIDHEVLDAAGSQLKVIGTISVGYDHIDLKECRKRGIRIGYTPDVLTDATAELTMALLLATSRRLPEAQHDAKTGGWVSWAPQYMTGPGLNGATVGMVGFGRIGQAVARRVKSFNTAKILYFSRSERVEAKEVGAIKVNFEELLRESDFVIVCAPLVPETKELFNKSAFEKMKRSAVFVNTSRGALVDQDALIYALENNIIWGAGLDVTTPEPLPLDSPLFKLKNCVVLPHIGSATIGTRNTMSELTASNILAALNGTEMPAELKYF from the exons ATGATTTATAAAACGCTCGTCGTTTCTGTCGCTAGTTTAGTCCGTAAAGGTCTGGTAAACAACTTTTCAAGAAACATGAGCTCTGGAAGATTTCTAGTTTACGTCACAAGATCGGATATGCCAGAATGTGGCATAGAATTGCTGAAAAAACA ATGTGAAGTCAAAACATGGAAAGATGCCTCGCCAGTCCCAAGAGAAGAATTTCTTAAAGGTGTCACCGGTGTAGATGCGATATACTGCTCTCTCAATGAGAAGATAGATCATGAAGTGCTCGATGCTGCTGGATCTCAGCTAAAAGTTATCGGCACCATATCTGTTGGCTATGATCACATAGACTTGAAAGAGTGCAGAAAAAGGGGCATCAGAATTGGGTATACACCTGATGTTTTGACTGATGCCACAGCTGAACTTACG ATGGCCTTGTTACTTGCAACATCAAGAAGACTACCAGAAGCGCAGCATGATGCTAAAACCGGTGGATGGGTCTCCTGGGCCCCCCAATATATGACAGGACCAGGACTTAACGGCGCCACTGTTGGCATGGTCGGCTTCGGAAGAATAGGTCAGGCTGTCGCGAGGCGCGTCAAGTCTTTTAACACTGCCAAAATACTTTATTTCAGCCGCAGCGAAAGAGTAGAGGCAAAAGAAGTTGGagctatcaaagttaactttgaGGAATTGCTTAGAGAAAGTGACTTTGTCATAGTCTGTGCTCCATTAGTACCAGAGACAAAAGAGTTGTTTAACAAAAGTGCATTTGAGAAGATGAAACGCAGTGCTGTCTTTGTAAATACAAGTCGTGGTGCATTGGTTGATCAAGATGCTTTGATTTATGCTCTTGAAAATAATATCATTTGGGGTGCTGGTTTGGATGTGACAACTCCGGAACCATTGCCTCTGGATAGTCCACTATTCAAGCTGAAGAATTGTGTTGTTCTACCTCACATTGGCAGTGCGACAATCGGTACAAGGAATACCATGAGCGAGCTAACTGCCTCAAATATACTTGCTGCTTTGAATGGTACAGAAATGCCAgcagaattaaaatatttctaa
- the bug gene encoding thioredoxin domain-containing protein 15, with protein sequence MRFHIRSYASFLVILLICLPIASQFDIDEEADALKEDNDFSTVDESESLLSNVVSDVNKTLTNLYNQVTFANVTVDTNKTNANETRKLVKCKEIIYETDTDPSVEIVNGTALAKLLQVKPDIQSRDVEADCVLVLFFARPCPFSAHAAPHFNALARSYPNIKMVALDALKYHGINAQYGIVGVPTLKMFHNGRPVGKFNGTEYNIHLFSKFVHVITGQNPQVLLVTSKDFQGPVSSVVEKETDYFLILSWLFIVICSIYYFMESKWWKMIVEMIQNNWRESEAQHEHND encoded by the exons ATGCGCTTCCACATCAGGAGCTATGCTTCGTTTCTAGTCATACTGCTTATAT GCCTTCCTATAGCTTCACAGTTCGATATAGATGAAGAAGCAGACGCTTTAAAGGAAGACAATGACTTTTCTACCGTCGACGAATCTGAATCTCTTCTCTCCAACGTAGTCTCAGATGTGAACAAAACCCTAACTAATCTATACAATCAAGTTACATTCGCCAATGTCACTGTGGATACAAATAAAACTAATGCAAATGAAACAAGAAAACTAGTTAAATGTAAGGAAATAATTTATGAAACTGATACAGATCCGTCAGTTGAAATTGTTAATGGTACAGCTCTTGCGAAGTTGCTCCAAGTGAAACCGGACATTCAGAGCCGTGATGTTGAAGCTGATTGTGTACTTGTCCTATTTTTTGCAAGACCTTGCCCGTTCAGTGCTCACGCTGCACCACATTTTAATGCACTAGCCAGATCATACCCAAATATTAAAATGGTTGCACTGGATGCTCTGAAATATCATGGAATAAATGCGCAGTATGGGATAGTAGGTGTACCAACATTAAAAATGTTTCACAATGGAAGACCAGTCGGTAAATTCAATGGTACAGAGTACAATATCCATTTATTCAGCAAATTTGTTCATGTTATAACAGGACAGAATCCTCAAGTGTTACTAGTCACTTCAAAAGACTTTCAAGGACCAGTGTCGAGTGTTGTAGAAAAAGAAACAGATTATTTCCTCATTCTGTCGTGGCTGTTCATTGTAATCTGTTCAATTTATTACTTCATGGAATCAAAATGGTGGAAAATGATTGTGGAAATGATCCAGAACAATTGGAGGGAATCTGAGGCACAACATGAGCATAATGATTAA
- the Scp1 gene encoding sarcoplasmic calcium-binding protein, alpha chain isoform X2: MAYTWDNRVAFVVRYLYDIDNNGYLDARDFHCLALRTCVLEGKGDCSASRLQKYQHIMLSLWEEIAQLADFDKDGIVTVDEFKNAVQNSCIGRKYEDFPQALKAFIETNFRMIDINADGIIGVEEFRYDCVQRMVVDDIKVIDEAFNSLLNDDDRRKGGMTISRYQELFAQFLSDQSEDCPAKLLFGPLEL; the protein is encoded by the exons ATGGCGTACACATGGGATAATAGAGTCGCTTTTGTGGTGCGATACCTTTACG ATATCGACAACAACGGCTACCTCGACGCCCGCGACTTCCACTGCCTCGCGCTCCGCACATGCGTCCTAGAGGGAAAGGGCGACTGCAGCGCGAGTCGCCTGCAGAAGTACCAGCACATCATGCTGAGCCTGTGGGAGGAGATCGCGCAGCTGGCGGACTTCGACAAG gATGGCATTGTAACTGTGGATGAGTTTAAAAATGCGGTACAGAACAGCTGTATAGGGCGAAAGTACGAAGACTTTCCGCAGGCTTTGAAGGCATTCATCGAGACCAACTTCCGGATGATCGATATTAATGCTGACGGGATCATTGGTGTTGAAGAGTTCAGATACGACTGCGTGCAGAGGATGGTGGTAGATGACATCAAGGTTATAGATGAAGCTTTCAATTCTTTGTTAAAT GACGACGACAGAAGAAAAGGCGGCATGACGATCTCGCGGTACCAGGAGCTGTTCGCGCAGTTCCTGAGCGACCAGAGCGAAGACTGCCCCGCCAAACTGCTGTTCGGACCTCTAGAGTTATAA
- the Scp1 gene encoding sarcoplasmic calcium-binding protein, alpha chain isoform X1, with product MAYTWDNRVAFVVRYLYDIDNNGYLDARDFHCLALRTCVLEGKGDCSASRLQKYQHIMLSLWEEIAQLADFDKVPDYDGIVTVDEFKNAVQNSCIGRKYEDFPQALKAFIETNFRMIDINADGIIGVEEFRYDCVQRMVVDDIKVIDEAFNSLLNDDDRRKGGMTISRYQELFAQFLSDQSEDCPAKLLFGPLEL from the exons ATGGCGTACACATGGGATAATAGAGTCGCTTTTGTGGTGCGATACCTTTACG ATATCGACAACAACGGCTACCTCGACGCCCGCGACTTCCACTGCCTCGCGCTCCGCACATGCGTCCTAGAGGGAAAGGGCGACTGCAGCGCGAGTCGCCTGCAGAAGTACCAGCACATCATGCTGAGCCTGTGGGAGGAGATCGCGCAGCTGGCGGACTTCGACAAGGTGCCAGACTAT gATGGCATTGTAACTGTGGATGAGTTTAAAAATGCGGTACAGAACAGCTGTATAGGGCGAAAGTACGAAGACTTTCCGCAGGCTTTGAAGGCATTCATCGAGACCAACTTCCGGATGATCGATATTAATGCTGACGGGATCATTGGTGTTGAAGAGTTCAGATACGACTGCGTGCAGAGGATGGTGGTAGATGACATCAAGGTTATAGATGAAGCTTTCAATTCTTTGTTAAAT GACGACGACAGAAGAAAAGGCGGCATGACGATCTCGCGGTACCAGGAGCTGTTCGCGCAGTTCCTGAGCGACCAGAGCGAAGACTGCCCCGCCAAACTGCTGTTCGGACCTCTAGAGTTATAA